In Kogia breviceps isolate mKogBre1 chromosome 19, mKogBre1 haplotype 1, whole genome shotgun sequence, a single genomic region encodes these proteins:
- the MED1 gene encoding mediator of RNA polymerase II transcription subunit 1 isoform X2, with translation MSSGGHQHLVSCLETLQKALKVTSLPAMTDRLESIARQNGLGSHLSASGTECYITSDMFYVEVQLDPAGQLCDVKVAHHGENPVSCPELVQQLREKNFDEFSKHLKGLVNLYNLPGDNKLKTKMYLALQSLEQDLSKMAVMYWKATNAGPLDKILHGSVGYLTPRSGGHLMNLKYYASPSDLLDDKTTSPIILHENNVPRSLGMNASVTIEGTSAMYKLPIAPLIMGSHPVDNKWTPSFSSITSANSVDLPACFFLKFPQPIPVSRAFVQKLQNCTGIPLFETQPTYVPLYELITQFELSKDPDPIPLNHNMRFYAALPGQQHCYFLNKDAPLPDGRSLQGTLVSKITFQHPGRVPLILNLIRHQVAYNTLIGSCVKRTILKEDSPGLLQFEVCPLSESRFSISFQHPVNDSLVCVVMDVQDSTHVSCKLYKGLSDALICTDDFIAKVVQRCMSIPVTMRAIRRKAETIQADTPALSLIAETVEDMVKKNLPPASSPGYGMTTGNNPMSGTTTPTNTFPGGPITTLFNMSMSIKDRHESVGHGEDFSKVSQNPILTSLLQITGNGGSTIGSSPTPPHHTPPPVSSMAGNTKNHPMLMNLLKDNPAQDFSTLYGSSPLERQNSSSGSPRMEMCSGSNKAKKKKSSRLPPDKPKHQTEDDFQRELFSMDVDSQNPIFDVNMTADTLDTPHITPAPSQCSTPPTTYPQPVPHPQSSIQRMVRLSSSDSIGPDVTDILSDIAEEASKLPSTSDDCPPIGTPVRDSSSSGHSQSALFDPDVFQANNNENPYTDPADLIADAAGSPSSDSPTNHFFPDGVDFNPDLLNSQSQSGFGEEYFDESSQSGDNDDFKGFTSQALNTLGVPMLGGDNGETKFKGNSQADTVDFSIIAVAGKALGPTDLMEHHSGSQSPLLTTGDLGKEKTQKRVKEGNGTSNSSLSGPGLDSKPGKRSRTPSNDGKSKDKPPKRKKADTEGKSPSHSSSNRPFTPPTSTGGSKSPGSSGRSQTPPGVATPPIPKITIQIPKGTVMVGKPSSHSQYTSSGSVSSSGSKSHHSHSSSSSASNSGKMKSSKSEGSSSSKLSSSIYSSQGSSGSSQSKNSSQSGGKPGSSPITKHGLSSGSSSTKMKPQGKPSSLMNPSLSKPNISPSHSRPPGGSDKLASPMKPVPGTPPSSKAKSPISSGSGGSHMSGTSSSTGMKSSSGLGSSGSLSQKTPPSSNSCTASSSSFSSSGSSMSSSQNQHGSSKGKSPSRNKKPSLTAVIDKLKHGVVTSGPGGEDPMDGQVGVSTNSSSHPVSSKHNMSGGEFQGKREKSDKDKSKVSTLGGSVDSSKKTSESKNVGSTGVAKIIISKHDGGSPSIKAKVTLQKPGESSGEGLRPQMASSKNYGSPLISGSTPKHERGSPSHSKSPAYTPQNLDSESESGSSIAEKSYQNSPSSDDGIRPLPEYSTEKHKKHKKEKKKVKDKDRDRDRDKDRDKKKSHSIKPESWSKSPISSDQSLSMTSNTILSTDRPSRLSPDFMIGEEDDDLMDVALIGN, from the exons ATGAGTTCTGGAGGGCACCAACATTTGGTCAGCTGTTTGGAGACGCTGCAGAAAGCTCTCAAAG TAACATCTTTACCAGCAATGACTGACCGTTTGGAGTCTATAGCAAGACAGAATGG ACTGGGCTCTCATCTCAGTGCCAGTGGCACTGAATGTTACATCACGTCAGATATGTTCTATGTGGAAGTGCAGTTAGATCCTGCAGGACAGCTTTGTGATGTAAaagtggctcaccatggggagaATCCTGTG aGCTGTCCAGAGCTTGTACAACAGCTAAG ggaaaaaaattttgatgaattttcTAAGCACCTTAAGGGTCTTGTTAATCTTTATAACCTTCCAGGGGACaa CAAACTAAAGACTAAAATGTACTTGGCTCTCCAATCCTTAGAACAGGATCTATCTAAAATGGCAGTTATGTACTG GAAAGCAACCAATGCTGGTCCCTTGGATAAGATTCTTCATGGAAGTGTTGGCTATCTCACTCCAAGAAGTGGGG GTCATTTAATGAACTTGAAGTATTATGCCTCTCCTTCTGACCTGCTGGATGATAAGACTACATCCCCTATCATTTTGCATGAGAATAACG ttCCTCGATCTTTGGGCATGAATGCATCAGTGACAATCGAAGGAACATCTGCTATGTATAAACTCCCAATTGCACCATTAATTATGGGGTCACATCCAGTTGACAACAAATG gactccctccttctcctctatCACCAGTGCCAACAGTGTTGATCTTCCTGCCTGTTTCTTCTTGAAATTTCCCCAGCCAATCCCAGTATCTAGAGCATTTGTTCAGAAACTTCAGAACTGCACAG GAATTCCATTGTTTGAAACCCAACCAACTTATGTACCCCTTTATGAACTGATCACTCAATTTGAGCTGTCAAAGGACCCTGACCCTATACCTTTGAATCACAACATGCGATTTTATGCT GCTCTTCCAGGTCAGCAGCATTGCTATTTCCTTAACAAGGATGCTCCTCTTCCAGATGGTAGAAGTCTACAGGGAACCCTTGTTAGCAAAATCACCTTTCAGCACCCTGGCCGGGTTCCTCTTATCCTGAATCTGATCAGACACCAAGTGGCCTATAACACCCTAATTGGAAGCTGTGTCAAAAGGACTATTCTGAAAGAAG aCTCTCCTGGGCTCCTCCAATTTGAAGTGTGTCCCCTCTCAGAATCCCGTTTCAGCATATCTTTTCAGCACCCTGTGAATGACTCCCTGGTGTGTG tGGTAATGGATGTGCAGGACTCAACACATGTGAGCTGTAAACTCTACAAGGGGCTGTCAGATGCACTCATCTGCACAGATGACTTCATTGCCAAAGTTGTTCAAAG atgtatGTCCATCCCTGTGACGATGAGGGCTATTCGGAGGAAAGCTGAAACCATTCAGGCCGACACTCCAGCACTGTCCCTCATTGCAGAGACAGTTGAAGACATGGTGAAAAAGAACCTGCCCCCGGCTAGCAGCCCAGGGTATGGCATGACCACAGGCAACAACCCAATGAGTGGTACCACTACACCAACCAACACCTTTCCGGGGGGTCCCATTACCACCTTGTTTAATATGAGCATGAGCATCAAAGATCGGCATGAGTCGGTGGGCCATGGGGAGGACTTCAGCAAGGTATCTCAGAACCCAATTCTTACCAGTTTGTTGCAAATCACAGGGAACGGGGGGTCTACCATTGGCTCGAGTCCGACCCCTCCTCATCACACGCCGCCACCTGTCTCTTCGATGGCCGGCAACACCAAGAACCACCCGATGCTCATGAACCTTCTTAAAGATAATCCTGCCCAGGATTTCTCAACCCTTTATGGAAGCAGCCCTTTAGAAAGGCAGAACTCCTCTTCCGGCTCACCCCGGATGGAAATGTGCTCGGGAAGCAacaaggcaaagaaaaagaagtcatcAAGATTACCACCTGACAAACCCAAGCACCAGACTGAAGATGACTTTCAGAGGGAGCTATTTTCAATGGATGTTGACTCACAGAACCCTATCTTTGATGTCAACATGACAGCTGACACGCTGGATACGCCACACATCACTCCAGCTCCAAGCCAGTGTAGCACTCCCCCAACAACTTACCCACAACCAGTACCTCATCCCCAATCCAGTATTCAAAGGATGGTCCGACTGTCCAGTTCAGACAGCATTGGCCCGGATGTAACTGATATCCTTTCAGACATTGCAGAAGAAGCTTCTAAGCTTCCCAGCACTAGTGACGATTGTCCACCCATTGGCACCCCTGTTCGAGATTCTTCAAGCTCTGGGCATTCTCAGAGTGCCCTCTTTGACCCTGATGTCTTTCAAgccaataataatgaaaatccaTACACTGATCCAGCTGACCTTattgcagatgctgctggaagCCCCAGTAGTGACTCTCCTAccaatcatttttttcctgatggaGTAGATTTCAATCCTGATTTGTTGAACAGCCAGAGCCAAAGTGGTTTTGGAGAAGAATATTTTGATGAAAGCAGCCAAAGTGGAGATAATGATGATTTCAAAGGATTTACATCTCAGGCACTAAACACTTTGGGGGTGCCAATGCTTGGAGGTGATAATGGGGAGACTAAGTTTAAAGGCAATAGCCAAGCTGACACAGTTGATTTCAGTATAATAGCAGTGGCTGGTAAGGCTTTGGGTCCTACAGATCTTATGGAGCATCACAGTGGTAGCCAGAGTCCTTTATTGACCACTGGGGACTTAGGGAAAGAAAAGACTCAAAAGAGAGTAAAGGAAGGCAATGGCACCAGTAACAGTAGTCTATCAGGGCCAGGATTAGACAGCAAACCAGGGAAGCGCAGTCGAACCCCTTCTAATGATGGCAAAAGCAAAGATAAGCCTCCAAAACGGAAGAAGGCAGACACTGAGGGAAAGTCTCCATCTCACAGTTCTTCTAACCGACCTTTCACCCCACCTACTAGTACAGGTGGATCCAAATCTCCAGGCAGTTCAGGAAGATCTCAGACTCCCCCAGGTGTTGCCACACCACCCATTCCCAAAATCACTATTCAGATTCCTAAGGGAACCGTGATGGTGGGCAAGCCCTCCTCTCACAGTCAGTATACCAGCAGTGGTTCTGTGTCTTCCTCAGGAAGTAAAAGCCACCATAGCCATTCTTCCTCATCTTCTGCTTCCAACTCAGGCAAGATGAAAAGCAGTAAATCAGAAGGTTCATCAAGTTCCAAGTTAAGTAGCAGTATATATTCTAGCCAGGGGTCTTCGGGATCTAGCCAGTCCAAAAATTCATCCCAGTCTGGGGGGAAGCCTGGCTCCTCTCCTATTACCAAGCATGGACTGAGCAGTGGCTCCAGCAGCACCAAGATGAAACCTCAAGGGAAGCCATCATCACTTATGAATCCTTCTTTGAGTAAACCAAACATATCCCCTTCCCATTCAAGGCCACCTGGAGGCTCTGATAAGCTTGCCTCTCCAATGAAGCCTGTTCCTGGGACTCCCCCATCCTCTAAAGCCAAGTCTCCTATCAGTTCAGGTTCTGGTGGTTCTCACATGTCTGGAACTAGTTCAAGCACTGGCATGAAGTCATCTTCAGGGTTAGGATCTTCAGGCTCATTGTCTCAGAAAACTCCCCCATCATCTAACTCTTGTACAgcatcttcctcttccttttcctcaagTGGCTCTTCCATGTCATCCTCTCAGAACCAGCATGGGAGTTCCAAAGGGAAATCTCCCAGCAGAAATAAGAAGCCGTCCTTAACAGCTGTCATAGATAAACTGAAGCATGGGGTTGTCACCAGTGGCCCTGGGGGTGAAGACCCAATGGACGGCCAGGTGGGGGTGAGCACAAATTCTTCTAGCCATCCTGTCTCCTCCAAACATAACATGTCAGGAGGAGAGTTCCAGGGCAAGCGTGAGAAAAGTGATAAAGACAAATCAAAGGTTTCTACCCTGGGGGGCTCGGTGGATTCATCTAAGAAGACCTCAGAGTCCAAAAATGTGGGGAGCACGGGTGTGGCAAAAATTATCATCAGCAAGCATGATGGGGGATCCCCCAGCATTAAAGCCAAAGTGACTTTGCAGAAACCTGGGGAAAGTAGTGGAGAAGGGCTGAGGCCTCAGATGGCCTCTTCCAAAAACTATGGCTCTCCACTCATTAGTGGTTCCACTCCAAAGCATGAGCGTGGCTCTCCCAGTCATAGTAAGTCACCAG